Proteins found in one Synergistetes bacterium HGW-Synergistetes-1 genomic segment:
- a CDS encoding TIGR00282 family metallophosphoesterase produces the protein MRILFIGDIMGRPGRKAVPRVLPSLREEYGGFDFIIANGENSAAGFGLTESVLKELFSMGIDILTSGNHVWDKKEILPLLDSEKRILRPANHPEGTPGRGFGIFEKNGKELAVISLQGRTFMPPLDCPFRTAEKLIEKSRTPCIFVDFHAEASSEKKALAYWLDGKISAIAGTHTHVQTSDEQVLPGGTAFISDVGMTGGHGGIIGMTAESVIPKFLYGTPSKFEICDTDVRFQAVVIDVDDETGRGMDIRRINTQCDN, from the coding sequence ATGCGGATCCTTTTTATCGGAGACATAATGGGAAGACCCGGGCGGAAAGCTGTCCCCCGGGTTTTGCCTTCTTTGCGCGAAGAATATGGCGGTTTTGATTTTATAATTGCCAACGGAGAAAATAGCGCTGCTGGCTTTGGCCTGACTGAATCAGTATTGAAAGAACTCTTCTCAATGGGCATAGATATTCTGACCAGCGGCAACCACGTATGGGACAAGAAAGAGATCTTACCTCTGCTCGACAGTGAAAAACGCATACTGAGACCTGCCAATCATCCGGAAGGAACTCCCGGGCGAGGATTTGGGATATTTGAAAAGAATGGAAAGGAACTTGCAGTGATCTCCCTTCAGGGAAGAACCTTCATGCCCCCTCTCGATTGCCCATTCCGTACGGCAGAGAAACTGATAGAGAAATCCAGGACTCCATGTATCTTTGTTGATTTCCATGCAGAGGCATCGTCAGAAAAAAAGGCACTTGCGTATTGGCTTGACGGTAAAATTTCTGCAATAGCAGGGACCCACACACATGTACAGACATCGGACGAACAGGTCCTTCCAGGGGGTACCGCTTTTATATCTGATGTAGGAATGACAGGTGGACATGGTGGAATAATTGGGATGACCGCAGAGTCTGTGATCCCTAAATTTTTATACGGCACCCCGAGCAAATTCGAGATATGTGATACAGACGTAAGGTTCCAGGCCGTGGTAATTGATGTTGATGATGAAACAGGCAGGGGAATGGATATTCGACGGATCAACACTCAGTGTGATAACTGA
- a CDS encoding beta-aspartyl-peptidase translates to MKLELLKVSIKGVKWGGSTEVLKDGTLQVSKEDLLAFVADDDNLKSINADIALPGESVRIVPVKDVIEPRYKIEGGGQVFPGMVSDVESVGEGKTLVLEGAAVVTCGKIVGFQEGIIDMSGKGAEYTPFSKTCNVVLVFEPRDGLEKHDYEKACRLAGLKAAMYLAKSVYESGHGADKTETYEIAPFAESMKSYSGLPKVAYLYMLQTQGLLHDTYVYGIDAKRILPTIIHPNETMDGAIVSGNCVSACDKNSTYVHQNNPVIRSLYERHGKDINFVGVIITNENVTLADKKRSSSFAVKIAGMFGVDGLVISEEGFGNPDADLIMNCRKAEMAGMKTVLITDEFAGRDGASQSLADAATEANAVVTAGNANMTVTLPPQERIIGFTEYVDVIAGGFDGSLKPDGSIEVELQAITGATCELGFNKLGAETW, encoded by the coding sequence ATGAAACTTGAACTGTTGAAGGTAAGTATTAAAGGTGTGAAGTGGGGCGGCAGCACTGAAGTGCTGAAAGACGGTACCCTTCAGGTAAGCAAAGAAGACCTTTTGGCCTTTGTAGCAGATGATGACAACCTTAAAAGCATTAATGCGGATATCGCTCTTCCCGGAGAAAGTGTAAGAATAGTACCTGTAAAAGATGTTATCGAGCCGAGATATAAGATCGAAGGCGGCGGGCAGGTCTTCCCAGGAATGGTAAGCGATGTTGAATCTGTTGGGGAGGGAAAGACACTTGTCCTTGAGGGCGCTGCAGTTGTTACATGTGGCAAAATAGTGGGATTTCAGGAAGGCATAATTGACATGTCAGGAAAGGGTGCCGAGTACACGCCTTTTTCCAAAACATGCAATGTAGTCCTGGTTTTTGAGCCTAGGGATGGCCTGGAAAAGCATGATTACGAAAAAGCCTGCAGGCTGGCCGGACTCAAGGCCGCGATGTACCTTGCGAAAAGTGTATATGAGTCGGGGCATGGAGCCGATAAGACTGAGACATATGAGATAGCTCCTTTTGCTGAGAGCATGAAGTCCTATTCAGGTCTTCCGAAAGTGGCATACCTCTACATGCTCCAGACGCAGGGGCTCCTCCACGATACCTATGTATACGGTATTGATGCCAAAAGGATCCTTCCAACCATCATCCATCCGAACGAAACGATGGACGGGGCCATTGTGTCGGGCAACTGCGTTTCAGCATGTGATAAAAACAGCACTTATGTCCATCAGAACAACCCGGTCATAAGATCTCTTTATGAGCGTCATGGCAAGGATATCAATTTTGTTGGGGTCATAATCACCAATGAAAACGTTACTCTCGCAGACAAAAAAAGAAGTTCCTCTTTTGCGGTAAAAATTGCAGGAATGTTCGGGGTAGACGGACTTGTCATCAGCGAGGAGGGCTTCGGCAACCCTGACGCGGACCTGATCATGAACTGCCGCAAGGCAGAAATGGCGGGGATGAAAACGGTACTGATAACAGATGAGTTCGCAGGCAGGGACGGAGCAAGCCAATCCCTTGCAGACGCTGCGACGGAGGCAAATGCTGTCGTTACCGCAGGTAACGCCAACATGACCGTTACCCTCCCTCCTCAGGAGAGGATCATAGGTTTCACTGAATATGTTGATGTAATAGCAGGAGGCTTTGACGGATCACTGAAACCCGACGGGTCGATAGAAGTTGAACTTCAGGCGATAACAGGCGCGACATGCGAGCTTGGTTTCAATAAGCTCGGAGCAGAGACCTGGTAG
- a CDS encoding class I SAM-dependent rRNA methyltransferase — protein sequence MPSEKRLARRAVLDESGLERVRMKHPWIFRGNLRQIPQCAQGDLIAFTDRAGSIKGWGLWSESALSIRVLTYGAKEPDQMGLLRERLTSALNWRKTWYQGEEAFRWVHGEADGLPGIVADLYGDVLSLQISAAGWYKHIDKVADVFRKVRKLSAIVLRNETKHLEKEGIPKEIRALLGEIPKEPLKIKMGSIYELVDIQNGQKTGAYLDVKSIPDMIAPLFKGARVLDCFSYQGHFGLHALAAGASEIVAVEQSQSAIEIARKNLEINGLPKKMEWICGNAFDIMRKMDSDRERFDIVIMDPPPFSPAKGQVDSARRGYKELAIRGLNRIKDGGHLVFLSCSHAFTREMLLSVLNEASIDAGISCRIALEIHQPFDHPALSAVPETDYLKGFVMGVQS from the coding sequence GTGCCTTCAGAAAAAAGACTTGCAAGAAGGGCTGTCCTTGACGAATCGGGTCTTGAGAGGGTCAGGATGAAGCACCCATGGATATTCAGGGGCAATCTCAGGCAGATCCCGCAATGCGCACAGGGAGATCTGATCGCTTTTACTGACAGGGCTGGTTCGATCAAAGGATGGGGCCTTTGGAGCGAAAGCGCTCTTTCAATACGTGTCCTGACTTACGGAGCCAAAGAGCCTGATCAGATGGGGCTTTTGAGGGAAAGACTGACATCAGCGCTAAACTGGCGCAAGACATGGTATCAGGGAGAAGAAGCTTTCAGGTGGGTACATGGGGAAGCTGATGGCCTGCCGGGGATAGTCGCTGATCTCTACGGTGATGTTTTATCTCTTCAGATATCAGCTGCAGGATGGTACAAGCACATCGACAAGGTTGCGGATGTTTTCAGGAAGGTTCGCAAACTATCTGCGATAGTGCTTCGCAACGAGACCAAACATCTCGAAAAAGAGGGTATACCCAAAGAGATAAGGGCTCTCCTTGGAGAGATACCTAAGGAACCGCTCAAGATAAAAATGGGTTCCATTTATGAACTCGTAGACATTCAAAACGGACAAAAAACTGGGGCATATCTGGATGTTAAAAGTATTCCCGATATGATAGCACCTCTTTTCAAAGGAGCCAGAGTGCTGGACTGTTTCAGCTATCAGGGGCATTTCGGGCTTCATGCCCTTGCCGCAGGAGCTTCTGAGATCGTGGCTGTAGAACAGTCACAATCTGCAATAGAGATTGCACGGAAAAACCTGGAGATAAATGGTCTTCCCAAAAAGATGGAGTGGATATGCGGGAATGCATTCGACATCATGAGGAAGATGGACAGCGACAGGGAGAGATTCGACATAGTAATAATGGACCCGCCTCCCTTCTCACCAGCCAAAGGACAGGTGGATTCAGCACGTCGCGGATACAAGGAACTTGCCATCAGAGGACTTAACCGGATCAAAGATGGAGGGCATCTTGTTTTCCTTTCCTGCAGCCATGCTTTTACAAGAGAAATGCTTCTCTCTGTGCTCAACGAAGCCTCCATAGATGCAGGGATCTCATGCCGCATTGCGCTGGAGATACATCAGCCTTTTGATCATCCGGCTCTTTCCGCAGTACCTGAAACAGATTATCTCAAAGGTTTTGTTATGGGGGTCCAGTCTTAA
- a CDS encoding ATP-dependent DNA helicase RecG, which translates to MRAERDITELSVTADIYEPVINIKGIGPGRGGLLGNLGIFTVNDALWFFPRRYEDRREICKISALKEGLSSVVAARITSVNCKRSFRTGTHICLCEAEDGTGTVSIVWFNRKGLNNILKQGMSIAIFGLPSFCDGKIEFSNPDFEVVKNKSDVESFSGIVPVYPSTAGLPVRWFRKFMCKVLEDHLPLVPEYLPQGIMEKRSLQSISEALWGMHRPDSEERWKDSRKRLAYEEFLFLQTVLVLRKERLKRSHEAAKITPDGYYYLSFMDSLPFELTASQKNVFAQIFKDTKNGHPMSRLLQGDVGSGKTVIALGLAAAGADAGIQTAIMAPTEVLAEQLYSQTQKFLSPSGISCALLKGGQARSERIPLIGSIRDGRTKVVVGTHAMIQDGVEFLNLGTVIIDEQQRFGVMQRGEMLSRGKTSHLLMMSATPIPRTVSVCLFGDMDISLIRERPVGRKKTETRLIDFTKIRDLMQFIINESAAGGRTYWICPRVEDDAENELVSVEKRYAFLKKHLGPLGIGFIHGKMAGNVKNTELEKFRDGTTKVLVGTTVLEVGVDVPEASVVVIESPDMYGLSQLHQLRGRVGRGSRRGVCLLLINMIGDEVAERLKIMLKTDDGFKIAEADFLLRGPGKITGLKQHGAAGFKIADVLRDSELLKYAKEDAEWLISDAPALLNDPGFAKKLEIFRMNGIDASFKA; encoded by the coding sequence ATCCGGGCAGAGAGGGACATAACTGAATTATCCGTGACCGCAGATATCTATGAACCGGTAATAAATATTAAAGGGATCGGTCCTGGAAGAGGCGGGCTTTTGGGAAACCTGGGCATTTTTACAGTAAATGATGCTTTATGGTTTTTCCCACGAAGGTATGAGGACAGAAGAGAAATATGTAAAATTTCTGCGTTGAAGGAAGGCCTAAGCTCTGTAGTGGCCGCAAGGATAACGAGCGTCAACTGTAAAAGAAGTTTCAGGACGGGCACTCACATTTGTCTGTGCGAAGCAGAAGACGGGACCGGAACTGTCTCTATAGTATGGTTCAACAGAAAAGGCCTTAATAATATTTTAAAACAAGGGATGTCCATAGCGATTTTCGGACTCCCTTCTTTTTGTGACGGCAAGATAGAATTTTCAAATCCCGATTTTGAAGTAGTAAAAAATAAATCAGATGTCGAAAGTTTTTCAGGAATAGTGCCTGTATATCCTTCAACAGCGGGTTTGCCTGTCAGGTGGTTCAGAAAGTTTATGTGCAAAGTATTGGAAGATCATCTTCCTCTTGTTCCGGAATATCTTCCCCAAGGGATCATGGAAAAAAGGAGTTTGCAAAGCATTAGTGAGGCCCTCTGGGGTATGCACAGACCTGATTCAGAAGAACGATGGAAAGATTCCCGCAAGAGACTCGCCTATGAGGAATTTCTTTTTCTCCAGACAGTTCTGGTTTTGAGAAAAGAAAGACTTAAGAGATCTCATGAGGCAGCAAAAATAACGCCGGACGGATATTACTACTTAAGTTTCATGGACTCTCTGCCCTTTGAACTTACTGCTTCTCAAAAAAATGTTTTTGCCCAGATATTTAAAGATACGAAAAATGGTCATCCTATGTCGCGGCTATTACAGGGAGATGTAGGTTCAGGAAAGACTGTCATAGCGCTTGGCCTTGCTGCTGCGGGCGCTGATGCCGGAATACAGACGGCGATCATGGCGCCGACAGAGGTACTTGCAGAACAGCTTTACTCACAGACTCAAAAATTTCTTTCTCCTTCCGGAATATCGTGCGCACTGCTTAAAGGAGGGCAAGCCAGGTCAGAAAGGATCCCATTGATCGGATCGATAAGGGATGGCCGGACTAAAGTAGTCGTAGGGACTCACGCGATGATACAGGATGGTGTTGAGTTCTTAAATTTGGGAACGGTGATCATAGATGAACAGCAGCGCTTTGGGGTAATGCAAAGAGGAGAAATGCTCAGCAGAGGAAAAACCTCTCATCTTCTGATGATGTCAGCGACCCCTATACCCAGAACTGTATCTGTATGTCTGTTTGGTGATATGGATATTTCGCTGATCCGAGAAAGACCGGTAGGAAGAAAAAAGACTGAAACCAGACTGATCGATTTCACAAAAATCAGGGATCTGATGCAATTTATCATAAATGAATCTGCTGCGGGGGGCAGAACATACTGGATCTGCCCAAGAGTGGAAGACGACGCAGAAAACGAACTGGTTTCAGTTGAAAAAAGGTACGCTTTCCTGAAAAAACATTTGGGACCACTCGGGATAGGTTTTATCCACGGTAAAATGGCAGGTAATGTAAAAAATACCGAGCTTGAAAAGTTTAGGGATGGAACTACAAAGGTACTAGTCGGAACGACAGTCCTTGAAGTAGGCGTGGATGTCCCTGAAGCCTCGGTGGTAGTAATAGAATCTCCTGATATGTATGGCCTTTCCCAACTCCATCAGCTTAGAGGGAGAGTGGGCAGGGGAAGCAGACGTGGAGTTTGTCTGCTGCTTATAAATATGATCGGGGACGAAGTTGCTGAAAGGCTTAAGATAATGCTGAAGACAGATGACGGTTTTAAAATTGCCGAGGCTGATTTCCTTTTGAGGGGTCCGGGAAAGATAACCGGTTTGAAACAGCATGGAGCTGCCGGATTCAAAATTGCGGATGTTTTAAGGGATAGTGAATTACTTAAATATGCGAAGGAAGATGCAGAATGGCTGATCTCTGATGCCCCGGCCCTTTTAAATGATCCCGGATTTGCTAAAAAACTTGAAATTTTCCGGATGAATGGCATTGATGCATCATTTAAGGCATAA
- a CDS encoding haloacid dehalogenase, with translation MVCTKKIKAVLFDFDMTLVDSSYAIHHCTNLLAGHLGFDQISREKVLSAIGLTIEDSWRMFWGDFRQEWVDFYRANYREEEQARLKFFPNTLSTLERLRMMGIKVGVVSNRRFAKRPVEFMGLTPMLDVVVGLEDVERAKPEPDSLLKGFEILGVAPSEGLYAGDTDIDMMTTVAAGCRGIGMTTGNFDKRALSEAGAWEVKDDLGEIPLLFAE, from the coding sequence ATGGTATGCACAAAAAAAATCAAAGCTGTACTGTTCGATTTTGACATGACGCTTGTCGACAGCAGCTATGCAATACACCACTGTACCAATTTACTCGCAGGTCATCTTGGGTTTGATCAGATTTCAAGAGAAAAAGTCCTTTCGGCGATAGGGCTGACGATAGAGGACAGCTGGCGGATGTTTTGGGGAGATTTTCGCCAGGAATGGGTGGATTTCTACAGGGCAAACTACAGGGAAGAAGAACAGGCGAGGCTGAAGTTTTTCCCAAACACACTCAGCACTCTTGAACGGCTGCGGATGATGGGGATCAAGGTCGGAGTAGTATCGAACCGCCGTTTTGCAAAAAGACCCGTTGAGTTTATGGGACTCACTCCAATGCTTGATGTGGTTGTCGGCCTGGAAGATGTTGAACGGGCTAAACCAGAACCTGACTCCCTCCTCAAGGGTTTTGAAATTCTGGGAGTAGCGCCGTCAGAAGGACTTTATGCGGGAGATACGGACATAGACATGATGACGACAGTGGCTGCCGGCTGCAGGGGAATAGGAATGACTACGGGCAATTTCGACAAGAGAGCTTTGAGTGAAGCCGGAGCATGGGAGGTCAAGGACGACCTCGGAGAGATCCCACTGCTTTTTGCTGAGTGA
- a CDS encoding YggS family pyridoxal phosphate-dependent enzyme, with amino-acid sequence MVDFIDQNIVDIREKIRSAAKRSGLDPAEIKLMGVSKTQPIEYMLSAAAKLDMFGENRVQEAADKRLKWPSEDKTPWHLIGHLQRNKARKALEVFDLIETVDSLDLARMLDRILAETDDHGFPIYIEINMSGELTKSGAVPQEAASLLERVMRYCPRLSVEGLMTIGPNTDDSGEIRKAFEGLRLLRDNLRLFSGLSLYDLSMGMSSDYEIAIEEGSTIVRIGTGIFGSRPKLQS; translated from the coding sequence TTGGTAGATTTCATAGATCAGAACATAGTTGACATCCGTGAAAAGATAAGATCCGCAGCAAAGCGGAGCGGTCTTGATCCGGCGGAGATAAAGCTGATGGGGGTCTCAAAAACCCAACCTATAGAATACATGTTGTCTGCTGCAGCTAAACTTGACATGTTTGGAGAAAACAGAGTCCAGGAGGCAGCTGACAAAAGGCTTAAATGGCCCTCAGAAGATAAGACGCCATGGCACCTTATTGGTCACCTCCAGAGGAATAAGGCAAGAAAAGCGCTTGAAGTCTTTGATCTGATAGAAACTGTCGATTCACTTGATCTTGCACGTATGCTGGACAGGATACTGGCTGAAACTGATGATCATGGTTTTCCAATTTATATTGAGATAAACATGTCCGGTGAGCTGACAAAAAGCGGAGCAGTTCCTCAGGAAGCTGCTAGCCTTCTTGAAAGAGTGATGCGTTATTGCCCACGTTTATCTGTAGAAGGATTGATGACGATAGGACCCAACACGGATGATAGTGGAGAAATAAGAAAAGCTTTTGAAGGGCTCCGCCTCTTAAGAGATAACTTAAGGTTGTTTTCAGGGCTTTCCCTTTATGACCTATCAATGGGAATGAGCAGCGATTATGAAATTGCGATCGAAGAAGGAAGTACGATAGTCAGGATTGGGACAGGGATATTCGGTTCAAGACCAAAATTACAGAGTTAA
- the rny gene encoding ribonuclease Y, whose translation MTVILSVIAGLAVGVLIGFMYQKNASDKKYKGALSESERVISEAVKKAEQMKRDIVSEGKEEIHRLRQELDRDTKERRNELQRSERRLEQKEENLDRKIESISRKEEELIQKHEQAQEKLNQLSVKEQELISNLEQIAQLSREQARDLLLAEVETEANHLIGLRLKELEERAKRDADRKAQEIIATAVQRCSVEFTSDAVVSVVNLPSDEMKGRIIGREGRNIRTFETLTGVDLIVDDTPEAVTLSSFDPVRREVARLSLERLVVDGRIHPARIEEIIERAEKDVQIQILETAEQALLETGIKNMHIELTKIIGQLRYRTSYGQNALAHSLEVAHLAGIMAAEMGLDELKARRAGLLHDIGKAVDHQVEGPHAKIGADLAKRYGEAPDIVNSIAAHHEDEEPQTIYAVLVAAADAVSASRPGARRESLDAYVKRLEKLEEVAKSFSGVSKAFAIQAGREVRVAVSPSVTDDGAMQKLAYDIARKIEEEMRYPGQIKVTLLKETRAVEYAK comes from the coding sequence ATGACAGTAATTTTGAGTGTGATTGCAGGACTCGCTGTTGGAGTCCTGATAGGGTTTATGTATCAAAAAAATGCATCAGATAAGAAGTACAAAGGAGCGCTCTCTGAATCAGAAAGGGTAATTTCCGAAGCAGTAAAAAAAGCCGAACAGATGAAGCGGGATATCGTTTCCGAAGGAAAAGAAGAGATACACAGATTAAGACAAGAACTTGACAGGGACACTAAAGAACGAAGGAATGAACTGCAGCGTTCTGAAAGGCGTCTCGAACAAAAAGAAGAGAACCTTGACAGGAAGATCGAAAGCATAAGCCGCAAAGAAGAGGAACTTATCCAAAAACACGAACAAGCACAGGAAAAACTGAACCAGCTCTCCGTTAAGGAACAGGAACTGATTTCCAATCTCGAACAGATCGCCCAGCTTTCACGCGAACAGGCCAGAGACCTCTTGCTGGCTGAAGTAGAAACTGAAGCCAACCATCTTATAGGTCTCAGGCTTAAAGAACTGGAAGAACGTGCGAAGCGTGATGCAGATCGTAAAGCTCAGGAAATTATTGCAACCGCAGTCCAGCGCTGCAGTGTTGAATTTACGTCTGACGCAGTGGTCAGCGTTGTAAATCTTCCTTCCGACGAGATGAAAGGCCGGATAATCGGCAGAGAAGGCCGCAATATAAGGACCTTTGAAACACTTACCGGTGTCGACCTGATTGTAGATGATACTCCGGAAGCTGTTACGTTGAGCAGCTTTGACCCAGTGCGGCGTGAAGTTGCACGTCTTTCCCTTGAAAGGCTTGTTGTTGACGGACGCATCCATCCTGCGCGGATAGAGGAAATTATTGAACGTGCAGAAAAAGACGTCCAGATACAGATACTTGAAACAGCGGAACAGGCACTGCTTGAAACTGGTATCAAAAACATGCATATAGAACTTACGAAGATCATAGGTCAACTTAGATATCGTACCAGCTATGGTCAGAATGCACTTGCTCACAGCCTTGAAGTAGCTCACCTCGCAGGGATCATGGCTGCAGAAATGGGTCTTGATGAGCTTAAGGCAAGAAGAGCAGGACTTCTCCATGATATCGGAAAGGCTGTTGACCATCAGGTAGAAGGACCTCATGCAAAAATCGGAGCCGATCTTGCAAAAAGATATGGAGAAGCCCCTGACATCGTAAACTCGATCGCAGCTCACCATGAAGATGAAGAGCCGCAGACTATTTATGCTGTACTTGTAGCTGCAGCTGATGCGGTCAGCGCATCACGTCCGGGAGCCAGAAGAGAAAGTCTTGATGCTTATGTCAAGAGGCTTGAAAAACTGGAAGAAGTTGCCAAGTCCTTTAGCGGCGTAAGCAAAGCTTTTGCCATCCAGGCAGGTCGCGAAGTTCGTGTCGCCGTTTCTCCTTCTGTGACTGATGACGGAGCCATGCAGAAACTGGCCTATGACATCGCCCGAAAGATAGAAGAAGAAATGAGATACCCGGGGCAGATCAAAGTGACCCTGCTCAAAGAGACAAGAGCTGTAGAATACGCAAAATAG
- a CDS encoding sodium-dependent transporter, translating into MSENREQWGSRFGFIMAAAGSAVGLGNIWRFPYITGKFGGAAFVAVYLAVVIVLGISVMLAEFVIGRKAQSDAVGSFRKLGGGAWPMVGWMGFFCGFVILSYYAVIAGWTLAYMFKSFGGLMAAAGEGKAGDVFGAFVSDPVQSISYHVAVMAITSGIVYKGISGGIEKSCKILMPALFVILLVLIVRSVTLPGAGAGLEFYLKPDFSKLTSEAILAAVGQGFFSLSLGMGCMITYGSYLGKDDYLPSIARTVVFLDTSVAILAGFVIFPAVFAFGIEPGAGPGLTFVTLPAVFAKMPMGAVFSFAFFLLLFIAALTSAISLLEVVVTYAIDQLKWSRAKAAIIMGTAIALLGIPSALSVGGHIPQIAGKDFLDAADFLTNNVIMPLGGIFIAIFVGWVWTDGAKAEVTDNGKLAFPMYTVWLWICRVVAPVCIGLIFITGLKW; encoded by the coding sequence ATGTCTGAGAACAGAGAACAGTGGGGCAGCCGGTTTGGGTTTATTATGGCTGCTGCAGGTTCGGCGGTAGGTCTTGGTAATATCTGGCGATTCCCTTACATCACGGGGAAATTTGGCGGAGCGGCTTTTGTTGCGGTTTATCTTGCTGTAGTTATAGTTTTGGGGATTTCTGTAATGCTTGCGGAATTTGTAATTGGTAGGAAAGCACAGTCTGACGCAGTCGGCTCTTTCAGGAAACTTGGTGGCGGAGCGTGGCCTATGGTAGGTTGGATGGGCTTTTTCTGCGGTTTTGTTATCCTGTCTTATTATGCGGTCATTGCCGGCTGGACTCTTGCATACATGTTCAAGTCCTTTGGTGGTCTTATGGCTGCTGCAGGAGAAGGGAAAGCGGGAGATGTTTTTGGCGCTTTTGTTTCAGATCCGGTGCAGTCGATTTCTTATCATGTAGCAGTAATGGCGATAACAAGCGGTATCGTTTACAAAGGCATCAGCGGCGGTATTGAGAAAAGCTGCAAGATACTTATGCCTGCCCTGTTCGTTATACTACTTGTCCTGATCGTCCGTTCAGTCACTCTCCCAGGGGCGGGTGCAGGGCTTGAATTCTACCTCAAACCTGACTTCTCCAAACTTACCAGCGAAGCCATACTTGCTGCTGTTGGGCAGGGCTTCTTCTCGCTCTCCCTTGGCATGGGCTGTATGATCACTTATGGCAGCTATCTTGGAAAAGACGACTACCTGCCGTCGATAGCAAGGACTGTTGTTTTTCTTGATACCTCTGTTGCTATTCTGGCCGGTTTTGTTATCTTCCCGGCAGTTTTCGCATTTGGGATCGAGCCCGGAGCAGGACCTGGTCTTACCTTCGTAACACTTCCCGCGGTCTTCGCTAAGATGCCCATGGGAGCGGTATTCTCATTTGCATTCTTCCTTCTCCTTTTCATCGCGGCGCTTACTTCTGCCATCTCTCTGCTTGAGGTCGTCGTCACATATGCTATCGACCAGCTAAAGTGGAGCAGGGCAAAGGCTGCAATAATCATGGGAACAGCCATAGCTTTGCTGGGGATCCCCTCAGCTCTTTCTGTCGGGGGACACATACCGCAGATCGCGGGCAAGGATTTCCTTGACGCTGCAGATTTCCTTACTAACAACGTCATAATGCCTCTTGGCGGTATCTTTATCGCAATCTTCGTTGGATGGGTGTGGACAGATGGCGCCAAGGCCGAAGTTACTGACAACGGCAAGCTCGCCTTCCCGATGTACACTGTCTGGCTTTGGATCTGCCGCGTTGTAGCACCTGTATGCATTGGATTGATATTTATTACAGGACTCAAGTGGTAA
- a CDS encoding cell division protein DivIVA — protein sequence MVELLTSLDVVNQSFKKSMRGYDSAEVDEFLDNVAETLQTYAQRTKDLERDLTVKEDSLAEYEKMKDILHEALLMAQKSADEKVKSAQEQASKIIFEAKEKADIICKDAAQEAERLRDGVSQIRNVRNLYEQEFRGLLAKFDNMLNQSINSSTLTAAVNSILEEIPVTDDPMERETATSVDKGDLEAAYAMLGVDPKEIMEKDPGREGHN from the coding sequence ATGGTTGAGCTTTTAACATCTCTTGATGTGGTCAATCAATCTTTCAAAAAAAGCATGAGAGGCTACGATTCAGCTGAGGTAGATGAATTCCTTGACAATGTGGCGGAGACACTTCAGACATATGCACAAAGGACAAAGGATCTGGAGCGTGACCTGACTGTAAAAGAGGATAGCCTTGCGGAATATGAAAAAATGAAGGATATACTTCATGAAGCGCTCCTTATGGCACAAAAAAGTGCTGATGAAAAAGTCAAAAGCGCGCAGGAGCAGGCGTCAAAAATAATTTTTGAGGCAAAAGAAAAAGCTGACATAATATGCAAGGATGCTGCGCAAGAGGCAGAGCGCCTGCGCGATGGAGTATCCCAGATCAGAAATGTAAGAAATTTATACGAACAGGAGTTTAGGGGCCTGCTTGCAAAGTTTGACAACATGCTCAACCAGAGCATTAACTCTTCCACACTAACTGCAGCGGTAAATTCGATACTTGAAGAGATCCCAGTAACGGATGATCCAATGGAAAGGGAAACAGCAACTTCTGTTGACAAGGGAGATCTGGAAGCTGCTTATGCAATGCTTGGAGTTGATCCAAAGGAAATAATGGAGAAGGATCCGGGCAGAGAGGGACATAACTGA